The Bacillota bacterium genome includes the window AAACCAAGCTGGATAGGGACTATGAAAAGGGGATGGGGGTTACTCTTGGAAGGCTTAGGGAAGATTGCATTTTTGACTATAAATTTGTAGGACTTTCTCACAATACAATTCGGGGAGCTGCAGGTGGGGCAGTCCTAATTGCCGAATTACTTGTTGCAGAAGGATACCTTGCAAAGAAATAACCATACCTGCATTTGCTTTAGTCGACTTTCAGTCGAAAATATAACTCCTGCACTTTAGTGCAGGAGTCGTTAAGAATACAACTTAAAGAATATAGGTATAAGGAGGCTGGATAATATGCAAGAAACGCCGTTGCTAAATTTAGAAATGAGAGAGGAAATAGGTGGAGGAAAGGTTAATAAACTAAGACTTAAAGGATATATTCCTGCAATTATATATGGTAAGGGAATGGATAGTCTACCGGTAAAAATAAAATTACCCGATTTAAGGACAGCACTTTCCAAATATGGCAGGAATACTATATTTAATGCAAATTTACCAGGGCAAAATAGTTTTCCCATAGTTATTAAGGAAATACAAAATGATATAATTACAGGGGAAATGATACATGCAGATCTACAAAAGATTTCACTGACTGAAGTAAGACGTGCGGAAGTACCTGTTAGAATCTATGGCCGTGAATTGTTAGAGGCCTCTCAAATGATAGTGATTCAGCAAATGGATGAAATAATGGTTAAATGTCTTCCACAAGATACCCCGCAGTTTATTAAACTTGATGTTTCCAAGATGACATCAGGTGACAGTATTACTGCAGGACAGATTGAGCTTCCGGAGGGGGTTACTCTTGACAGTGACCCTGACCAAATTGTTGCAATAGTAACGGAAGTTAAAGATGTTGTAGAGGAAACTGAAAAGGGTGAAACTGAAGAAGAGACAATAGGCGGTGATGAGTCGTAAGAAATAACCCATTTGTGAAGAGGTAAACAGACTAAAATTTCGGTAGGAGCTAATTGTCCTCACCGAAATTTTTTATGGGTTAACATATTGTCGTTTATGGTAAATATATGTTAGAATAAGTACAGTTTTTTATAAATAATATTGGGGGATTCTATATATGGCAGGAGAAATAAACTTGAGAGAGACAATTTTTGGTCTTTTAGGAGGCCTTGCTATATTTATTTACGGAATGAACCTTATGGGTGACGGCTTGCAAAAAACTGCAGGAGAACGCATGAGACGTATATTGGAAATACTAACCGGTAATCCTATTATAGGGGTGGTGGTAGGTACTTTAGTTACTATGCTGGTACAAAGCAGCAGTGCCACAACAGTTATGGTTATTGGGTTTGTAAGTGCCAGGCTTATGACTCTTACGCAAGCTATAGGCGTTATAATGGGGGCAAATATTGGTACTACTTTTACTGCACAGTTAATTGCCTTTAAAATTGGTAATTATGCTTACATTATAGCAGCAATAGGTTTTATACTTTATTTCTTCTTCAAAAAAAGAATGCTTAAGTATATAGGGCAATCTATATTTGCTTTTGGACTTTTATTCATTGGGCTGAATATTATGGGAGATGTAATGAAGCCCCTTGCCCAAAACCCCGTATTTACGAATTTGATATTGAAATTGGGTGAACATCCTGTACTGGGTGTCCTGGTGGGTACAATTAGTACTGTGTTGATCCAGAGCAGTAGTGCTGTAATAGCTGTTCTTCAGAACCTTGCGTCTCAACCAATGCCTGATGGTATCCATGCCCTGGTAAGTTTGGAAACAGCCATACCTATACTTTTTGGAAGCAATATAGGTACTACCATTACTGCGATACTTGCTTCTATCGGTGCAAAAGTAAATGCTAAACGGGCTGCGGTAGCCCATTCGATGTTTAATATATTTGGAACGCTGGTATTCATATGGTTTGTGCCGCTTTTTGCGGAATTTATTAAATTGATATCACCAAAAGGGGATGAAGTAGTAGTTATAT containing:
- a CDS encoding 50S ribosomal protein L25, with amino-acid sequence MQETPLLNLEMREEIGGGKVNKLRLKGYIPAIIYGKGMDSLPVKIKLPDLRTALSKYGRNTIFNANLPGQNSFPIVIKEIQNDIITGEMIHADLQKISLTEVRRAEVPVRIYGRELLEASQMIVIQQMDEIMVKCLPQDTPQFIKLDVSKMTSGDSITAGQIELPEGVTLDSDPDQIVAIVTEVKDVVEETEKGETEEETIGGDES
- a CDS encoding Na/Pi cotransporter family protein — encoded protein: MAGEINLRETIFGLLGGLAIFIYGMNLMGDGLQKTAGERMRRILEILTGNPIIGVVVGTLVTMLVQSSSATTVMVIGFVSARLMTLTQAIGVIMGANIGTTFTAQLIAFKIGNYAYIIAAIGFILYFFFKKRMLKYIGQSIFAFGLLFIGLNIMGDVMKPLAQNPVFTNLILKLGEHPVLGVLVGTISTVLIQSSSAVIAVLQNLASQPMPDGIHALVSLETAIPILFGSNIGTTITAILASIGAKVNAKRAAVAHSMFNIFGTLVFIWFVPLFAEFIKLISPKGDEVVVISRQIANAHTFFNTFNTIIWLPFIWLLAKFVAFIVRGEDDSIEKRVLYLDYRVLNNPIIAMNLATKELARMAKITQQMMASARLAFVMSNMEEANKVHEIEDVIDVIQTEIVKYLSTMLSRCTLTERQSVRLAGLMHVTNDIERIGDHCQNIAEFAEWKQDENIPFSQEALEEITDAFIQVNNMVNDSIHALHDSNIELAKRVLSEEYEVDNLEEKLRDRHLKRLNSGLCNPQAGVIFIELIHNLERIADHCNNIAEAVLNDYNVKPEQYENFQEKE